In Hahella sp. KA22, one genomic interval encodes:
- a CDS encoding KAP family NTPase, translating into MAATKHDQTMNMPELLVFARLFVIGFVGAEVWRIAYYLGSSFALTLSGVPFCVIKGGVILELLICFLYARERELHIATEKIGRSFRFDLLGAIVAGIWVNALTSPWLSKVHDALKDAEPQWAPAILLYLSILLTSPLFRKYCLGTKKAAPQLYFLADEEVVNDKDDLLASDKQVKSFADTVLESEAHSGLTFGVDGPWGVGKTSFINLAQHYWEAADDRVIVCRFEPLRYASDPDLSDRLIRDLSSAIQQKVFVPEFRPAVSRYSRLIKGKADISFLGFKLTLEPSQETADELLDDINDVLKRINRRVIIVIDDLDRLDTKTINNVLFAIRRTFKLSQATYILCYDTEVLAGGHEENSRAREFLEKFITVKLSLFVDSSHIRDFLRRDWKSQANQLSTTPSDTMQKLSSVLDELANILDGDKAAQYLPLAGDLRKVKRFVNAMLLMQLEKSDLGRTDFNERDLINLILIHLNYPGLFRRIYAEETQGRSGIFSVRREYGQNDYKNASDFSVFVEAQPETPAFLLKELFDTKTLDLKRGGIDEEKLSSRACFNQTSARNLENYLKLIVRFITPEPQETFVLYKKAVEQVLKGASIESVLSSHDFRLERGDHAHDQFWRILANQAHSFTREITDNAIDTLVEYLPRYSSIVINDRGLRERSIYTLLQLLDSAGWGDAQNHRYRRKITDTNVMEIAWRIFGEHSYKGKGLLQRLVASSRGVIGWSDLMTFRLSCSIDRQSQLHNLYTALIRHNNSNAPIEGDVKKLELAEMREISQRIFFLFKREYITPRRNFYKEISETPDTVFLGDAPPPISSPSPRNGQPEQNSFSLEKYISSARSTVAIFVIYQLSSAKPPSGSGVCCGFYDESGTADKGGIAKLMNKYIFRFCFEPSIDENNIFYFLDYCLEHLGNAFSAGEVNDGYYPTKSGLPGGLDPKEMGLYWERNGQLIKDKNLQKEYRSIVTYNYIATYREDLDGVFKVLDELASDVASGSKEAE; encoded by the coding sequence ATGGCTGCCACCAAACACGATCAAACAATGAATATGCCAGAGTTACTGGTGTTCGCGAGGCTGTTTGTCATTGGTTTTGTGGGAGCCGAAGTCTGGCGAATTGCATACTATCTTGGATCAAGCTTCGCTCTAACACTGTCAGGTGTGCCTTTTTGTGTAATAAAAGGCGGTGTTATCTTAGAGCTATTGATTTGCTTTCTATATGCAAGAGAACGGGAATTGCATATAGCCACTGAAAAAATTGGGCGAAGTTTCCGTTTTGATTTACTAGGTGCGATTGTTGCTGGCATCTGGGTAAACGCATTAACTTCACCATGGCTATCTAAGGTACATGACGCACTTAAGGATGCAGAGCCCCAATGGGCGCCAGCAATCCTTCTGTATCTTTCTATATTGCTCACATCGCCACTATTCCGAAAGTACTGCCTAGGAACTAAAAAGGCGGCTCCACAGCTGTATTTCCTTGCCGACGAGGAAGTTGTTAATGACAAGGATGATCTGCTAGCCAGCGACAAGCAGGTCAAATCATTCGCGGATACTGTCCTTGAAAGCGAAGCCCATTCAGGACTTACCTTTGGGGTCGATGGGCCATGGGGAGTCGGTAAAACTAGCTTTATCAACCTTGCTCAACATTATTGGGAAGCAGCAGACGATAGAGTCATTGTTTGCCGATTTGAGCCCCTTCGATACGCCTCTGATCCTGATCTTTCCGATCGTTTGATTCGCGACTTATCCTCAGCAATTCAACAAAAAGTATTCGTTCCTGAGTTTCGTCCTGCTGTGTCACGATACTCTAGGTTGATAAAGGGGAAAGCCGACATTTCATTCCTTGGCTTCAAGCTCACTTTAGAACCATCGCAAGAGACCGCTGATGAGCTGCTTGATGATATTAATGACGTCCTGAAGCGCATTAATCGTCGTGTAATAATCGTCATTGATGACCTTGATCGCTTAGACACTAAAACCATAAACAACGTACTGTTTGCGATACGCCGGACGTTCAAGCTTTCACAGGCGACCTATATTCTCTGTTACGACACAGAAGTCCTGGCTGGAGGCCACGAAGAAAATTCAAGAGCACGAGAGTTCCTAGAGAAATTCATAACAGTGAAGCTAAGCCTATTTGTTGATAGCTCACATATTCGGGATTTTTTACGCAGGGACTGGAAATCTCAAGCTAACCAACTCAGCACAACACCATCTGATACGATGCAGAAACTAAGCTCCGTGCTTGATGAATTAGCAAACATTCTCGATGGAGACAAAGCCGCACAGTATCTCCCCTTAGCTGGCGACCTACGCAAGGTAAAGCGTTTCGTCAACGCTATGCTGCTCATGCAGCTTGAGAAAAGCGACTTAGGCCGGACAGACTTTAATGAGCGTGATCTTATAAACCTGATACTCATACACCTAAACTACCCTGGGCTGTTCAGACGTATTTATGCCGAAGAGACGCAAGGACGTTCTGGAATATTTTCAGTGCGTCGTGAATATGGACAAAACGATTACAAGAATGCATCTGACTTCTCAGTATTTGTGGAGGCACAGCCAGAAACACCAGCCTTTTTATTAAAAGAGCTTTTTGACACAAAAACGCTGGATTTAAAAAGGGGTGGGATTGACGAAGAAAAGCTATCGTCACGCGCCTGTTTTAACCAAACCTCCGCCAGGAATTTAGAGAATTACCTCAAGCTCATTGTAAGATTCATCACACCGGAGCCACAGGAAACCTTTGTACTTTACAAAAAAGCCGTAGAACAAGTTCTAAAAGGAGCATCCATTGAATCAGTTCTATCGTCCCATGACTTCCGGCTGGAACGAGGAGATCATGCCCATGATCAGTTTTGGAGGATACTTGCCAACCAAGCTCATAGCTTCACTCGAGAAATCACTGACAACGCCATAGACACACTTGTCGAGTATCTGCCCCGCTACTCATCAATTGTTATTAATGATAGAGGACTGAGAGAGAGATCTATCTACACATTGCTTCAACTTTTAGATAGTGCCGGCTGGGGAGATGCCCAGAATCATCGCTACCGTCGCAAGATTACTGATACTAATGTTATGGAGATAGCATGGCGTATTTTCGGCGAACATTCCTACAAGGGTAAAGGTTTACTCCAACGCTTAGTAGCCAGTTCTCGCGGCGTAATTGGATGGAGTGACCTCATGACATTCAGGCTCTCTTGCTCGATAGACCGCCAATCGCAGCTGCACAATCTATACACAGCGTTGATTCGTCATAATAATAGTAATGCCCCTATAGAAGGAGATGTCAAAAAGCTCGAATTGGCGGAAATGAGAGAGATATCCCAAAGGATATTTTTTCTATTCAAGCGAGAATACATAACGCCACGAAGGAACTTCTATAAGGAAATTAGTGAAACCCCTGATACAGTATTTCTAGGAGACGCCCCCCCTCCAATTAGCAGCCCCTCACCACGGAACGGTCAACCCGAGCAGAATTCTTTTTCGTTGGAGAAGTACATTTCGTCAGCGCGTTCCACCGTAGCTATATTCGTGATATATCAACTGAGTAGTGCGAAACCTCCTAGCGGTTCCGGTGTATGCTGTGGGTTTTACGACGAGTCGGGAACTGCCGATAAAGGCGGAATAGCAAAGCTAATGAACAAGTACATATTTAGATTTTGTTTCGAGCCTTCAATTGATGAAAATAATATCTTTTACTTCTTAGATTACTGTCTAGAGCATTTGGGTAACGCGTTCTCGGCTGGAGAGGTCAATGATGGTTACTACCCAACAAAGTCTGGACTTCCCGGAGGACTCGATCCAAAAGAAATGGGACTTTACTGGGAGCGAAATGGACAACTTATTAAAGATAAGAATCTACAAAAGGAGTACCGGAGCATAGTAACATACAATTACATTGCAACATACCGTGAAGATCTGGACGGGGTATTCAAAGTACTTGATGAGTTGGCTAGTGACGTGGCATCAGGAAGTAAAGAAGCTGAATAG